Proteins from a single region of Enoplosus armatus isolate fEnoArm2 chromosome 6, fEnoArm2.hap1, whole genome shotgun sequence:
- the dhtkd1 gene encoding 2-oxoadipate dehydrogenase complex component E1 — MSAVLYLKKSMSRLPPCVARQVVGCCYHTEKGVYGYRPKQTESRLKLQKDSIAALNQDHGLARLVEAYRAHGHKAAKINPLLPQKPVADNVPEIDMLTGTIRGQVNTSGLRHFGKEEASVEEVQAYLEEAYCGHMSVETSQLSSMEEREWFADRFEELKKKSFSTEERRQLAKIMLESQEFDHFLATKFATVKRYGGEGAESMMGIFYELFYQSAHSGVTDIVIGMPHRGRLNLLTGLLKFPPELMFRKMRGLSEFPDTSPAIGDVLSHLTSSVELDFGAGHPLHVTMLPNPSHLEAINPVAQGKTRARQQLRKEGDYSPQDNAQPGDQVICLQVHGDGSFTGQGIVPETLTLSNLPHYRVGGSIHLIVNNQVGYTTPSERGRSSLYCSDVGKMVNCAVIHVNGDDAEEVLRAARLAVEYQRLFRKDVILDLICYRQWGHNELDEPFFTNPTMYKIIRSRKSVPDSYSDQLISEGLMADAERDEIKSKYYSMLNDKLSNMTLYSPPPTNLQGRWGDLVEPQARVTTWDTGVPVSLLQFVGAKSVDIPEQIQLHSHLGKTHVQARLNKLEEGTKLDWSTAEALAFGSLLSQGFNIRISGQDVGRGTFSQRHAMVVCQDTNDMYIPLNHISPQQTGFLEVCNSPLSEEAVLGFEYGMSIAQPKLLPIWEAQFGDFFNGAQIIFDTFLSGGEAKWLLQSGMVILLPHGYDGAGPEHSSCHMERFLQMCDSKEEGVDGDNVNMAVVNPTTPAQYFHLLRRQMIRNFRKPLVVVGPKTLLRFSGAVSSLAELAQGTSFRPVLGDTSASAESVQKVVLCSGKHYYTLLKQREASAANQSTALIRVEELCPFPLEALQQELKRYPNAKDFVWSQEEPQNMGPWSFVAPRFEKQLACKLRLVSRPALPAPAVGIGTLHHQQQEAILTATFS, encoded by the exons ATGTCGGCCGTACTTTACCTGAAAAAGTCGATGAGCAGACTGCCACCCTGTGTCGCTCGGCAGGTTGTCGGCTGCTGTTATCACACCGAGAAAGGCGTCTATGGATACCGACCCAAACAGACCGAGAGCCGCCTCAAGTTGCAGAAAGACAGCATCGCAGCGCTAAATCAAG ATCATGGACTTGCCCGTCTGGTGGAGGCATACAGAGCACATGGACACAAGGCTGCTAAAATTAACCCCTTACTGCCCCAAAAGCCTGTTGCTGACAATGTCCCGGAGATAGACATGTTGACTGGCACCATCAGAGGACAAGTCAACACCTCAG GTCTACGCCATTTTGGCAAAGAGGAGGCATCGGTGGAAGAGGTTCAGGCCTACCTGGAAGAAGCCTACTGTGGTCACATGTCAGTGGAGACCAGCCAGCTGAGCAGcatggaggagagggagtggTTCGCTGACCGCTTTGAGGAACTCAAGAAGAAGAGTTTCTccactgaggagaggaggcagctggCCAAGATCATGCTGGAGTCTCAG GAATTTGACCACTTTCTGGCCACCAAGTTTGCTACAGTGAAACGTTATGGAGGTGAAGGAGCAGAGAGCATGATGGGCATCTTCTACGAGCTTTTCTACCAATCGGCCCACAGCGGAGTCACAGACATTGTCATCGGCATGCCACACAGAGGCCGACTCAACCTCCTGACAGGCCTGCTGAAGTTCCCACCAGAG ctcATGTTCCGTAAGATGCGCGGCCTCAGTGAGTTCCCCGACACCTCACCCGCCATCGGGGACGTCCTCTCCCACCTCACCTCCTCAGTGGAGCTGGATTTCGGAGCTGGACACCCTCTTCACGTGACTATGCTGCCCAACCCATCTCACTTAGAGGCGATCAACCCTGTGGCTCAGGGCAAAACCCGAGCCAGGCAGCAGCTCAGGAAAGAAGGGGACTATTCCCCCCAAGACAACGCCCAGCCAGGGGACCAGGTCATCTGTCTGCAG GTCCACGGTGATGGCTCTTTCACCGGCCAAGGGATTGTTCCAGAAACGTTGACCCTTTCAAACCTCCCTCACTACAGAGTCGGTGGGAGCATTCACCTCATTGTGAACAACCAAGTGGGTTACACCACTCCGTCCGAGAGAGGGAGATCCTCTTTGTACTGTAGTGATGTCG GTAAGATGGTGAACTGCGCTGTGATCCATGTGAATGGGGATGATGCAGAGGAGGTGCTGCGGGCCGCTCGGCTGGCTGTAGAGTACCAGCGGCTTTTCAGGAAAGACGTCATCCTGGACCTGATCTGCTACCGTCAGTGGGGCCACAATGAGCTGGATGAGCCCTTCTTCACCAACCCCACCATGTACAAGATCATCCG ATCCCGTAAGAGCGTCCCTGACTCCTACTCGGACCAGCTGATCTCTGAGGGTCTGATGGCCGATGCAGAGCGTGACGAGATAAAGTCCAAATACTACAGCATGCTCAACGACAAGCTGTCCAACATGACCCTGTACAGCCCTCCACCCACCAACCTGCAGGGCCGCTGGGGGGATCTGGTAGAACCCCAGGCCAGAGTCACCACCTGGGACACAGGTGTCCCCGTTTCCTTGCTGCAGTTTGTAGGAGCAAAATCTGTGGACATCCCGGAGCAAATCCAGCTGCACAGCCACCTCGGAAAGACCCACGTACAG GCTCGGTTGAACAAGTTGGAAGAAGGGACCAAACTGGACTGGTCCACAGCAGAGGCCTTGGCTTTCGGCTCCCTCCTCTCCCAAG gCTTTAATATTCGAATCAGCGGACAGGATGTTGGAAGAGGCACATTCAGTCAGCGTCACGCCATGGTAGTGTGTCAAGACACTAATGACATGTACATCCCTCTAAACCACATCAGCCCTCAGCAGACTGGTTTCCTGGAG gtgtgtaACAGCCCGCTGTCTGAGGAGGCGGTGCTTGGATTCGAGTACGGTATGAGTATCGCACAGCCGAAGCTCCTTCCCATCTGGGAGGCTCAGTTTGGAGATTTCTTCAACGGAGCGCAGATCATCTTTGATACCTTCCTCTCTGGAG GTGAAGCCAAGTGGCTGCTACAGAGTGGGATGGTGATCCTGCTGCCTCACGGCTACGATGGAGCCGGACCCGAACACTCATCCTGCCATATGGAGCGCTTCCTCCAG ATGTGTGACAGTAAAGAAGAGGGTGTGGACGGTGACAATGTGAACATGGCGGTGGTCAACCCCACCACTCCTGCTCAGTActtccacctgctgaggagacAGATGATCCGTAACTTCCGCAAACCTCTCGTTGTGGTTGGACCCAAGACACTGCTCAGATTTTCT GGGGCGGTGTCCAGTCTGGCTGAACTGGCACAAGGAACGTCTTTCAGACCAGTGTTAGGTGATACTTCAGCCTCAGCAGAAAG TGTCCAGAAGGTGGTGCTGTGCTCAGGGAAGCATTACTATACCctgctgaaacagagagaggcatcAGCAGCCAACCAGAGCACAGCACTCATCCGTGTGGAGGAGCTATGTCCGTTCCCTCTGGAAGCTCTGCAGCAGGAGCTCAAAAGATACCCCAATGCCAAAG ATTTTGTATGGAGTCAGGAGGAGCCTCAAAACATGGGTCCCTGGTCTTTTGTAGCTCCCAGGTTTGAGAAGCAGCTGGCCTGCAAG ctCCGTTTAGTGAGCCGACCTGCTCTGCCCGCCCCTGCTGTCGGTATCGGGACCCTCCATCACCAGCAACAAGAAGCCATCCTCACTGCTACCTTCTCCTAA